One Longimicrobiales bacterium DNA window includes the following coding sequences:
- a CDS encoding DUF58 domain-containing protein, protein MTDPRASAATSRPDLLDPATLSQLGGIEFIAREVVEGFLMGLHRSPHRGFSAEFAELRAYQAGDDLRYIDWRMYGRSDRYYVKQFEEETSLRAHLLIDVSQSMGWSSEPGVLPSKLWYAKHLAASLGLILLRQGDSVGMTAFHEEVAERVQARGGRRQWHELARRLGALESTGGTSAEGALRDVAVRLRRAGLVVLFSDLLVQPDETITALKFLRHHGHEVLVFHLIDPGERELPPASEARFYDPETNQELLVSVADIRADYREAVNEALAEWQRKLRPHGIDYQVVDTDKPLSMALRAYLRKRERLG, encoded by the coding sequence ATGACAGACCCAAGGGCCTCCGCGGCCACCTCTCGTCCAGATCTTCTTGATCCTGCCACGCTCTCACAGCTGGGGGGCATCGAGTTCATCGCGCGGGAGGTTGTCGAGGGCTTCCTGATGGGCCTGCACCGCTCTCCGCACCGAGGATTCTCTGCGGAGTTCGCAGAACTCAGGGCCTACCAGGCCGGCGATGACCTGCGGTATATCGACTGGCGTATGTATGGGCGGTCGGACCGTTACTACGTCAAGCAATTCGAGGAAGAAACGAGCCTCCGAGCTCACCTTCTCATAGACGTCAGCCAGTCGATGGGGTGGTCCTCGGAGCCCGGGGTCCTTCCGTCGAAACTGTGGTACGCCAAACACCTCGCGGCATCGCTCGGGCTCATTCTGCTGCGACAGGGTGATTCGGTTGGCATGACTGCGTTTCACGAAGAGGTCGCGGAGCGTGTCCAGGCGCGAGGCGGACGCCGGCAATGGCACGAACTGGCGCGTCGCTTGGGGGCGCTCGAGTCGACGGGTGGCACGTCCGCGGAGGGCGCCCTGCGTGATGTGGCAGTGCGCCTTCGGAGAGCGGGGCTGGTCGTCCTCTTCTCGGACCTTCTGGTCCAGCCGGACGAGACCATCACCGCGCTCAAATTCCTTCGGCACCACGGACACGAAGTGTTGGTGTTCCATCTGATCGATCCGGGCGAGCGGGAACTCCCACCTGCGTCAGAGGCCCGGTTCTACGATCCGGAAACGAACCAAGAGCTTCTGGTGAGCGTGGCCGACATCCGCGCCGACTACCGGGAGGCCGTGAACGAGGCGTTGGCCGAATGGCAACGCAAGTTACGGCCGCACGGAATCGACTACCAGGTGGTGGACACGGACAAGCCGCTCTCTATGGCCCTCCGTGCCTATTTGAGAAAGCGGGAACGCCTCGGATGA